From the genome of Miscanthus floridulus cultivar M001 chromosome 10, ASM1932011v1, whole genome shotgun sequence, one region includes:
- the LOC136489621 gene encoding putative disease resistance protein RGA3, whose amino-acid sequence MAAILDAMGPYVMQLIADMATEEVKMLLGISGDIEKLENNMESIKCFLADAERKRITELRVQRWVLKLKNAMYDATDILDLCQIEADKQRESKGSSTIEKAPGCCRALLSCLRNPVFAHKIGSRIKELNQRLDNIYEESHKFNFINLGSHPEQRMSTGEKVTSEFVESAIVGEKIERETRELAQMLTINGHHDIKVVAIVGTGGMGKTTLAQKIFNETTVQEHFKVKIWLSITQHFDEVEHLRTAIEHAGGVHGGVQDKTLLSRRLTNTLSMGRFLLVLDDVWSNVAWSNVLSVPIRNASKNQQGNWVLITTRLEDLALRTGASFYQHHVSPLNEDDAWSLLNKQLPPTPGQVHGTDHLKVVGMKIIRKCGGLPLAIKVMGGLLSTKPRSEGDWEAVLKHHAWSVAGLPKELDNAIYLSYEDLSPQLKQCFLYCSLFPKGTTIWQRNVVPMWISEGFIHPPDRSSSSYDDWLEEIADGYYQELITRNLIEPESALTAYSCTMHDVVRSFAEFMSKEESLVVQDQQDDGGTKISHLRHLRYLHLEDTNICRLPGDIHRMKFLQHIVVYRCPQLDHLPSSITQLLHLRTLSMYGSHDNVLIPKGFGQLKNLRILVGFRVHSDKNGGTGWCSLEEIGPLSQLRDLTLHGLENVSASSSAGMAMISSKEHLDYLVLHWSSTGFMGLRDETNKQQQQRVVEEVIEVLSPPSSIRHLSIMGYFGSRLPNWMMVPATCGFKSLRILRMDKLHYCTQLPDGLCQLPSLETLLITDAPAIKSVGPEFQSPSSLAVGGGIDVTASSVVAFPNLATLILAFLCEWEEWVWEEQGEDVTVDAVAMPALKGLEIGNCKLSCLPPGLASSRRHALRELHLIKMSNLTYIENFPSVVELRVFDCPKLRRISNLSKLHKIEILYCPNVEISQIDLQ is encoded by the exons ATGGCCGCAATCTTGGATGCTATGGGACCCTACGTGATGCAGCTGATAGCTGACATGGCAACAGAAGAGGTGAAGATGTTGCTGGGCATATCTGGCGATATTGAGAAGCTAGAGAACAACATGGAAAGTATCAAATGCTTCCTTGCTGACGCTGAGAGGAAGCGCATCACTGAATTGAGGGTGCAAAGATGGGTTCTGAAGCTCAAGAACGCCATGTATGACGCCACTGACATCCTAGACCTATGTCAAATCGAAGCTGACAAGCAGAGGGAGTCGAAAGGTAGCAGCACGATTGAAAAGGCTCCAGGTTGCTGCCGGGCATTGCTCTCCTGCCTACGGAATCCTGTGTTCGCACACAAGATTGGCAGCCGCATCAAGGAGCTCAACCAGAGGCTGGACAACATATATGAAGAGTCTCACAAGTTCAACTTCATCAATCTAGGATCCCACCCAGAACAGAGGATGTCCACTGGAGAGAAGGTGACATCTGAGTTTGTTGAGTCAGCTATTGTTGGTGAGAAAATTGAGAGGGAGACAAGGGAGCTTGCTCAAATGCTAACCATCAATGGACACCACGACATCAAAGTGGTGGCCATTGTGGGCACAGGTGGCATGGGCAAAACCACCTTGGCCCAGAAGATCTTCAATGAGACCACCGTCCAAGAGCACTTCAAAGTGAAGATATGGCTAAGCATCACCCAACACTTTGATGAGGTTGAGCATCTCAGGACAGCAATTGAGCATGCTGGGGGAGTCCATGGTGGGgtgcaagacaagaccctcctctCACGGAGGCTCACCAACACCTTGTCCATGGGTAGGTTTCTCCTGGTCCTGGATGATGTGTGGAGTAATGTAGCATGGAGCAATGTGCTTAGTGTTCCAATCAGAAATGCAAGTAAAAATCAACAGGGCAATTGGGTGCTAATCACTACAAGATTAGAAGACCTAGCTCTACGGACCGGAGCCTCCTTCTACCAACATCATGTCAGCCCACTCAACGAAGATGATGCTTGGTCATTGCTCAACAAACAGTTGCCGCCAACACCTGGTCAA GTACATGGAACAGATCACCTGAAAGTTGTTGGGATGAAAATTATCCGTAAGTGTGGAGGTTTACCACTTGCTATCAAAGTGATGGGAGGACTGCTAAGTACGAAGCCCCGAAGCGAGGGTGATTGGGAGGCTGTTTTGAAGCATCATGCATGGTCAGTAGCTGGATTGCCTAAGGAACTGGACAACGCGATCTACTTGAGCTATGAGGATTTGTCTCCCCAGCTGAAGCAGTGCTTCCTATACTGCTCACTTTTCCCTAAAGGTACAACTATTTGGCAACGTAATGTTGTTCCGATGTGGATTAGTGAGGGATTTATCCATCCACCAGACAGAAGCAGTAGTTCATATGATGATTGGCTAGAAGAAATAGCAGATGGGTATTACCAGGAGCTAATCACGAGGAATCTTATTGAACCAGAATCAGCTCTCACTGCATACTCATGCACCATGCATGACGTGGTGCGATCTTTTGCAGAGTTTATGTCTAAAGAAGAATCATTGGTGGTCCAGGACCAGCAAGATGATGGTGGTACCAAGATCAGCCAT CTGAGGCACCTGAGATACCTCCACTTAGAGGATACAAATATATGTAGGCTACCTGGAGACATTCATAGGATGAAGTTCTTGCAGCACATTGTGGTTTATAGATGTCCACAGCTAGACCATCTTCCTAGCAGCATTACACAGCTTCTGCATCTAAGAACTCTTAGCATGTATGGTTCCCATGACAATGTTTTAATACCCAAGGGGTTTGGTCAGTTAAAAAATCTAAGAATACTTGTTGGGTTCCGAGTACATTCGGACAAGAATGGGGGCACGGGCTGGTGCAGCTTGGAAGAGATAGGGCCTCTGTCCCAGCTTAGGGATCTTACTTTACATGGTCTAGAAAATGTGTCTGCTAGCTCGTCCGCTGGAATGGCCATGATTAGTAGCAAGGAGCACCTTGATTACTTGGTACTACATTGGAGTAGCACCGGATTCATGGGATTGAGGGATGAaaccaacaagcagcagcagcagcgagtaGTGGAGGAGGTAATTGAGGTGCTCAGCCCTCCATCCAGCATACGGCATCTAAGCATTATGGGATACTTTGGTAGCCGGCTACCAAATTGGATGATGGTTCCAGCTACATGTGGCTTTAAGAGCCTGAGGATTTTAAGGATGGACAAACTTCATTATTGCACCCAACTCCCTGACGGTCTGTGCCAGCTCCCTAGTTTGGAGACTCTGCTCATTACTGACGCACCTGCCATCAAGAGTGTTGGGCCTGAGTTCCAGTCACCCTCCTCCCTGGCAGTGGGTGGAGGTATAGACGTCACTGCTAGTTCAGTTGTAGCTTTTCCAAACCTGGCAACTCTTATTCTGGCTTTCTTGTGTGAATGGGAGGAATGGGTCTGGGAGGAGCAGGGCGAGGATGTGACTGTAGATGCTGTGGCCATGCCTGCACTCAAGGGTCTCGAAATTGGTAACTGCAAGCTGAGCTGTCTTCCACCTGGGCTCGCCAGTAGCAGGAGGCATGCTCTAAGAGAACTGCACCTGATCAAGATGAGCAACCTGACATATATAGAGAACTTCCCTTCAGTTGTGGAACTTAGAGTATTCGACTGCCCCAAGCTGAGAAGGATCAGCAATCTCTCTAAGCTGCACAAAATCGAGATCTTATACTGCCCAAATGTGGAG atatctcaaattGACTTGCAATAA
- the LOC136489620 gene encoding putative disease resistance protein RGA3, with amino-acid sequence MAAILDAMAPYVTQLIADMAREEVDILLGVSHDIEKLKDNMESIKCFLADAERRCITEQIVQRWVRKLKDAMYDITDILDICQLEDDKHKESKCGSMEEKESHIKELNQQLEDIHKEADKYKFNIGLGSNPEPRNLTAARLSSSRTSSQFDESAIVREQIERDTREIVQVLTTDDDNDHSIKVVSIVGAGGMGKTTLAQKIFNDATIEEHFKKKIWLSITQQFDVVELLRTTIENARGDHGGRHDKSPGSSTGSTNPADGGSRSSPRYSGA; translated from the exons ATGGCCGCCATCCTGGATGCTATGGCACCCTACGTGACACAGCTGATAGCAGACATGGCGAGAGAGGAGGTGGACATATTGCTGGGTGTGTCCCacgacattgagaagctcaaagataaCATGGAGAGCATCAAATGCTTCCTTGCTGATGCTGAGAGGAGGTGCATAACTGAACAGATTGTGCAGAGATGGGTGAGGAAGCTCAAGGACGCCATGTATGATATCACCGACATCCTTGACATATGTCAACTTGAAGATGACAAGCACAAGGAATCTAAATGTGGTAGCATGGAAGAGAAG GAAAGCCACATCAAGGAGCTGAACCAGCAGCTAGAAGACATCCACAAGGAGGCGGACAAGTACAAGTTCAATATTGGCCTTGGTTCCAACCCAGAGCCAAGAAATCTAACTGCTGCTAGGTTATCCAGCTCTAGGACAAGTTCACAGTTCGACGAGTCAGCCATAGTTCGAGAACAGATAGAGAGGGACACAAGAGAAATTGTTCAGGTGCTAACCACAGATGATGATAACGATCATAGCATCAAAGTTGTGTCTATCGTTGGTGCAGGCGGCATGGGTAAGACCACCCTCGCCCAGAAGATCTTCAACGACGCAACCATCGAAGAGCACTTCAAAAAAAAGATATGGCTAAGCATCACCCAACAATTTGATGTTGTTGAGCTACTGAGGACAACAATCGAAAATGCTAGGGGAGACCATGGTGGGAGGCATGACaaaagcccaggatcttcaaccggctcAACAAATCCGGCGGACGGTGGGTCGCGGAGCTCCCCTCggtactctggagcctaa